In the Gossypium raimondii isolate GPD5lz chromosome 9, ASM2569854v1, whole genome shotgun sequence genome, one interval contains:
- the LOC105800283 gene encoding O-fucosyltransferase 30 has translation MFNLNRTIANPKLWNKRNSQQSRRSPLFFPSIFLISLCFFFFFFLTYTPIPNYMIFSTSLKTVNVALTHQYPHCETRFHGEKFLWYAPHSGFSNQLSEFKKAILMASILNRTLIVSPILDHHAVALGSCPKFRVQSPKEIRISVWDHIIELLRSRRYVSMADIIDISSLLSSSLVRAIDFRVFVSSWCDLNVDLVCSNGLNVPPSLVESLKQCGSLLSGIGGNINQCLYAVDEDCRTTVWTYQNGVDGMLDSFQPDEQLMKRKKISYVRRRRDVYKTLGPGSKAESATVLAFGSLFTAPYKGSELYIDIQNAPADPRINALINKIEFLPFVPEIVNLGKQFASQTIKAPFLCAQLRLLDGQFKNHWKATFLGLRQKLDSLRQAGSQPIHIFVMTDLPQGNWTGSYLGDLAMDSANFKLYFLGENDLLVMNTAKKLALARHGLRFKSFPGSMDAVAKVEKHCSLDILPDVLLYIEETICSCASLGFVRTTGSTIAQSIEVMRKFGLCSSPIRTAFAL, from the exons ATGTTCAATCTCAACAGAACGATTGCCAATCCCAAACTATGGAATAAAAGGAACTCCCAACAATCGCGCAGATCGCCATTGTTTTTCCCCTcgatttttcttatttctctttgcttcttcttcttcttcttcctcactTACACTCCCATCCCCAATTACATGATATTCTCAACCTCTTTGAAAACCGTAAACGTAGCCCTAACCCACCAATACCCACATTGCGAAACTCGATTTCATGGGGAGAAATTCTTGTGGTATGCGCCTCATAGTGGGTTTAGTAACCAGCTTTCTGAGTTCAAAAAAGCCATTTTAATGGCCTCTATTTTGAACCGTACCTTAATTGTCTCTCCAATTCTTGATCACCATGCCGTAGCTCTTGGTAGCTGTCCTAAATTCAGGGTTCAGAGTCCTAAAGAGATCCGGATTTCCGTTTGGGATCATATCATTGAGCTCCTTAGGAGTAGGAG GTACGTTTCCATGGCCGATATCATTGATATTTCTTCATTACTGTCATCTTCACTCGTTCGAGCCATAGATTTCAGGGTTTTCGTGTCATCGTGGTGTGATTTGAATGTTGATTTGGTTTGCTCCAATGGATTGAATGTGCCGCCGTCTCTGGTTGAAAGCTTAAAGCAATGTGGCTCTCTGCTTTCCGGAATTGGTGGTAATATAAATCAATGTTTATATGCTGTCGATGAAGATTGTAGAACAACAGTTTGGACATACCAAAATGGGGTGGACGGGATGTTAGATTCATTCCAACCTGATGAACAACTCATGAAGAGGAAGAAAATTTCGTATGTTAGACGACGTAGAGATGTATATAAGACTCTTGGACCAGGTAGCAAAGCTGAATCGGCTACTGTTCTGGCGTTTGGAAGCCTTTTTACGGCCCCATATAAAGGTTCCGAGCTCTATATTGATATCCAAAATGCACCAGCAGATCCAAGGATAAATGCTTTAATCAACAAGATTGAATTCCTTCCATTTGTCCCTGAAATTGTAAACTTGGGAAAGCAGTTTGCCTCTCAGACGATAAAGGCTCCTTTTCTCTGTGCACAGCTTAGGTTGCTTGATGGGCAGTTCAAGAACCATTGGAAAGCTACTTTTCTGGGTTTGAGACAAAAATTAGATTCGTTAAGGCAGGCAGGTTCTCAGCCTATACATATTTTTGTGATGACCGATCTCCCCCAAGGTAATTGGACTGGAAGTTACTTGGGTGATTTGGCTATGGATTCAGCGAATTTTAAGCTGTATTTTCTTGGAGAAAATGATCTCTTGGTGATGAATACAGCAAAGAAACTAGCACTCGCCAGACATGGCCTGAGATTCAAATCTTTTCCTGGCAGTATGGATGCAGTGGCTAAGGTGGAGAAGCATTGCTCCCTTGATATATTACCTGATGTACTCCTATATATAGAGGAAACAATTTGCAGTTGTGCTTCGCTTGGTTTTGTCAGGACCACGGGTTCAACAATAGCTCAAAGTATCGAGGTCATGAGAAAATTCGGTTTATGTTCGAGTCCAATTCGGACTGCATTTGCATTATGA